A stretch of the Arachis stenosperma cultivar V10309 chromosome 6, arast.V10309.gnm1.PFL2, whole genome shotgun sequence genome encodes the following:
- the LOC130935364 gene encoding carbon catabolite repressor protein 4 homolog 2-like gives MLSVLRVHLPSDIPIVGCELTPYVLLRRPDKTVTTDDVSETNPLDGHFLRYKWYRVQSDKKVAVCSIHPSEQATLQCLGCVKAKIPVAKSYHCTSKCFSDAWQHHRVLHDRAASAINENGNEEEELFGRFNNSGSGSSNTSLSASASSASLTNGSAPLYPAAVTQRSGGETWFEVGRSKTYTPAADDIGHVLKFECVVVDAETKLPVGHASTLLTSRVIPAPSPSPRRMIPVDPMGHLDADGRITSSGSFTVLSYNILSDAYASSDLYNYCPSWALSWPYRRQNLLREIVGYRADIICLQEVQSDHYEEFFSPELDKHGYYGLYKRKTNEVYNDSNNKIDGCATFFRRDRFSHVKKYEVEFNKAAQSLTDAMIPTTQRKTALNRLVKDNVALIVVLEAKVNNQPVDNPGKRQLLCVANTHVNVQQDLKDVKLWQVHTLLKGLEKIAASADIPMLVCGDFNSIPGSAPHALLAMGKVDPSHPDLAVDPLNILRPHSKLVHQLPLVSAYSSFARTMGLGYEQHKRRLDSTTNEPLFTNVTRDFIGSLDYIFYTADSLVVESLLELLDEESLRKDTALPSPEWSSDHIALLAEFRCCKNRSRR, from the exons ATGCTGAGCGTGCTGCGAGTGCACCTCCCTTCCGATATTCCCATTGTAGGATGTGAGCTCACGCCTTACGTGCTCCTCCGCCGCCCAGATAAGACCGTTACCACCGATGATGTTTCCGAGACCAATCCCTTAGATGGCCATTTCTTGCGTTACAAGTG GTATCGTGTACAAAGTGATAAAAAGGTTGCTGTTTGTAGCATACACCCATCAGAGCAAGCCACCCTGCAGTGTCTAGGTTGTGTCAAGGCCAAAATACCTGTTGCCAAGAGTTACCATTGCACATCAAAgtgtttttcagatgcatgGCAACATCATCGTGTCTTACATGACCGTGCTGCAAGTGCAATcaatgaaaatggaaatgaaGAGGAGGAGTTATTTGGGCGTTTTAATAATTCTGGCTCTGGGTCATCAAATACCAGCTTATCTGCCTCTGCATCAAGTGCTAGCTTGACAAATGGATCTGCACCATTGTATCCGGCAGCAGTTACACAACGAAGCGGTGGTGAAACGTGGTTTGAAGTTGGACGTTCTAAGACATACACCCCTGCTGCCGATGACATTGGTCATGTCCTGAAGTTTGAGTGTGTTGTAGTTGACGCAGAGACAAAACTTCCTGTGGGGCATGCTAGCACTCTACTAACGTCCCGTGTCATTCCTGCTCCTTCACCTAGCCCACGACGAATGATACCTGTTGATCCGATGGGGCATTTAGATGCTGACGGGCGTATAACATCTTCAGGATCTTTTACAGTTCTATCATATAACATATTATCTGATGCATATGCCTCAAGCGATCTTTACAATTATTGCCCTTCATGGGCTCTTTCGTGGCCATATCGCCGGCAAAATTTGTTACGAGAAATAGTTGGTTACCGTGCAGATATTATTTGTCTGCAGGAG GTTCAAAGTGACCATTATGAGGAATTTTTTTCCCCAGAACTGGATAAACATGGCTATTATGGTCTATACAAGAGAAAAACAAATGAG GTATACAATGATAGCAACAATAAAATTGATGGTTGTGCAACATTTTTTCGTAGAGACAGATTTTCACATGTGAAGAAATATGAG GTTGAATTTAATAAGGCTGCACAGTCATTAACAGATGCTATGATCCCCACCACCCAGAGGAAAACTGCCTTGAATCGGCTTGTTAAG GATAATGTTGCACTAATAGTTGTTCTAGAGGCAAAGGTTAACAATCAGCCTGTTGATAATCCAGGAAAAAGGCAGCTTCTATGTGTG GCAAATACTCATGTAAATGTGCAGCAAGATTTAAAGGATGTCAAGCTCTGGCAG GTGCATACATTGTTAAAAGGATTGGAGAAAATAGCTGCTAGTGCAGACATTCCAATGTTGGTTTGTGGAGACTTCAACTCAATTCCAGGAAG TGCTCCCCATGCACTTCTTGCAATGGGGAAGGTAGATCCTTCACATCCCGATTTAGCTGTTGACCCACTTAATATATTGCGCCCTCACAGCAAGTTGGTTCACCAGTTGCCACTG GTCAGTGCATATTCATCCTTTGCAAGAACAATGGGTCTTGGTTATGAACAGCATAAACGTAGACTTGACAGCACAACAAATGAACCTTTATTCACAAATGTCACTAGAGATTTTATTGGCTCTCTagattatatattttatacag CGGATTCATTGGTTGTGGAGTCACTATTGGAGCTATTGGATGAGGAGAGTTTGAGGAAAGATACCGCACTTCCTTCTCCAGAATGGTCCTCGGATCATATAGCTCTCTTAGCTGAGTTCCGCTGCTGCAAGAATAGATCTAGGCGTTGA
- the LOC130932972 gene encoding protein WHAT'S THIS FACTOR 9, mitochondrial-like, with translation MNHFGNKNRVFQFLKLCHHHQQQWQRSIVKVRLKWVKNRSLDHIIDKETDLKAACLLKDAVKRSSARFLTAKSVADWQKLLGLTVPVLRFLRRYPSLFEEFPHPRWPSLPCFRLTDTAKLLDSLEEEIHQSHENDAVERLSKVLMMMRTKTAPLHALQPLKWDIGLPDCFEKTLIPKFPEQFQLVKYPNGLSGLKVSQWREDLAVSALQKMNECRESKRGKAALVFPMRFPRGYGSQKKVRSWMEEFEKLPYISPYADCSKIDPESDLMEKRVVGVLHEFLSLSIHKKTKRNYLRSLREELSLPHKFTRIFTRYPGIFYLSLKCKTTTVTLREAYQSGKLVDPHPLARHRDKFYHVMRTGLLYRAKGALVEEADPHAHGGEDSEEVESSDELCEDEVWDSENE, from the coding sequence ATGAACCATTTCGGAAACAAAAATCGCGTCTTTCAATTTCTCAAGCTCTGCCACCACCACCAGCAGCAATGGCAGCGGAGCATAGTGAAGGTGCGGCTCAAGTGGGTGAAGAACCGAAGCCTCGACCACATCATCGACAAAGAAACCGATCTAAAAGCCGCTTGCCTCCTCAAGGACGCCGTGAAGCGCTCCTCCGCCAGATTCCTGACGGCGAAGTCCGTCGCCGACTGGCAGAAGCTCCTCGGGCTGACAGTCCCCGTCCTCCGTTTCCTCCGCCGCTATCCTTCCCTCTTCGAGGAATTCCCGCACCCTCGCTGGCCATCCCTCCCCTGCTTCCGCCTCACCGACACCGCAAAGCTCCTCGATTCGCTCGAAGAAGAAATCCACCAGAGCCACGAAAACGACGCCGTGGAGAGGCTCTCGAAGGtgctgatgatgatgagaaccAAAACGGCGCCGCTGCACGCACTCCAGCCTCTGAAATGGGACATCGGCCTCCCCGATTGCTTCGAGAAAACCCTAATCCCCAAATTTCCCGAACAGTTCCAGCTGGTAAAGTACCCTAACGGCTTGAGCGGACTGAAAGTATCGCAATGGCGGGAAGATCTGGCGGTTTCAGCATTACAGAAGATGAATGAGTGCAGAGAATCGAAGAGAGGAAAAGCGGCATTAGTATTTCCGATGAGGTTCCCGAGAGGTTACGGATCTCAGAAAAAGGTTAGGAGTTGGATGGAAGAGTTCGAGAAGCTTCCATACATATCTCCGTATGCAGATTGCAGTAAAATTGATCCTGAAAGTGATTTGATGGAGAAGAGGGTTGTTGGAGTTCTGCACGAGTTTCTGAGTTTGAGTATTCATAAGAAAACAAAGAGGAACTACCTTCGGAGTTTGAGAGAAGAATTGAGTCTTCCGCATAAGTTTACAAGGATTTTCACTCGCTACCCTGGCATCTTTTACTTGTCTCTCAAGTGTAAGACTACTACTGTCACTCTCAGAGAAGCTTATCAGAGTGGCAAGCTTGTGGATCCTCATCCACTTGCTCGCCATAGAGACAAGTTCTACCATGTCATGAGAACCGGCCTTCTCTACCGGGCCAAGGGCGCCCTGGTAGAGGAGGCCGATCCTCATGCTCACGGAGGAGAGGATTCTGAAGAGGTTGAATCGAGTGATGAGTTGTGTGAGGATGAGGTTTGGGATTCAGAAAATGAATAA
- the LOC130935111 gene encoding carbon catabolite repressor protein 4 homolog 1-like, producing MLSVVRVHLPSDIPIVGCELTPYVLLRRPDRTVTTDDVSEINPLDGHFLRYKWYRVQSDKKVAVCSIHPSEQATLQCLGCVKAKIPVAKSYHCTPKCFSDAWQHHRVLHDRAASAVNDNGNEEEELFGRFNNSGSGSSNTTLSASASSASLTNGAAPVYPAAVTQRSGGETWFEVGRSKTYTPTADDIGHVLKFECVVVDAETKLTVGHASTLLTSRVIPAPSPSPRRMIPVDGMGHLDAEGRITSSGSFTVLSYNILSDSYASSELYNYCPSWALSWPYRRQNLLREIVGYRADIICLQEVQSDHYEEFFAPELDKHGYYGLYKKKTNEVFLGNANTIDGCATFFRRDRFSHVKKYEVEFNKAAQSLTDAMIPTSQRKTALNRLVKDNVALIVVLEAKVNNQPVDNPGKRQLLCVANTHVNVHDDLKDVKLWQVHTLLKGLEKIAASADIPMLVCGDFNSVPGSAPHSLLAMGKVDPSHPDLAVDPLTILHPRTKLVHQLPLVSAYSSFARTIGVGYEQHRRRLDSTTNEPLFTNVTRDFIGSLDYIFYTADSLVVESLLELLDEESLRKDTALPSPEWSSDHIALLAEFRCCKNRYRR from the exons ATGCTGAGCGTGGTGCGAGTGCACCTCCCTTCCGATATTCCCATCGTAGGATGTGAGTTAACACCTTATGTGCTCCTCCGCCGCCCTGACAGGACCGTTACCACCGATGATGTTTCCGAGATCAACCCCTTAGATGGCCATTTCTTGCGTTACAAGTG GTATCGTGTACAAAGTGATAAAAAAGTTGCTGTTTGTAGCATACATCCATCCGAGCAGGCCACACTGCAGTGCCTAGGTTGTGTTAAGGCTAAAATACCTGTTGCCAAAAGTTACCATTGCACTCCAAAgtgtttttcagatgcatgGCAGCATCATCGTGTCTTACATGACCGTGCTGCAAGCGCAGTTAATGACAACGGAAATGAAGAGGAGGAGTTATTTGGGCGATTTAATAATTCTGGTTCTGGATCTTCCAATACCACCTTATCTGCCTCTGCTTCAAGTGCTAGCCTGACAAATGGAGCTGCACCTGTGTATCCGGCAGCAGTTACACAACGAAGTGGTGGTGAAACGTGGTTTGAAGTTGGACGTTCTAAGACATACACCCCTACTGCTGATGACATTGGTCATGTACTTAAGTTCGAGTGTGTTGTAGTTGATGCAGAGACAAAACTTACTGTGGGGCATGCTAGCACTCTACTAACATCCCGTGTCATTCCTGCTCCTTCGCCTAGTCCACGTCGAATGATACCTGTTGATGGGATGGGGCATTTAGATGCAGAAGGGCGTATAACATCTTCGGGATCTTTTACGGTTCTATCATACAACATATTGTCTGATTCATATGCCTCAAGTGAATTATACAATTACTGCCCTTCATGGGCTCTTTCGTGGCCTTATCGCCGGCAAAATTTGTTACGAGAAATAGTTGGTTACCGTGCTGATATTATTTGTCTTCAGGAG GTTCAAAGTGATCATTATGAGGAATTTTTTGCCCCTGAACTGGATAAACATGGTTATTATGGTCTTTACAAGAAAAAAACAAATGAG GTATTCCTTGGTAATGCCAATACAATTGATGGTTGTGCGACATTTTTTCGTAGAGACAGATTTTCACATGTGAAAAAATATGAG GTTGAATTCAATAAGGCTGCACAGTCATTAACAGATGCAATGATTCCAACCTCTCAGAGGAAAACTGCCTTGAATCGGCTGGTTAAG GATAATGTTGCACTAATAGTTGTACTAGAAGCAAAGGTAAACAATCAGCCTGTTGACAATCCTGGGAAAAGACAGCTTCTTTGTGTG GCAAATACACATGTCAATGTGCATGACGATTTAAAGGATGTCAAACTCTGGCAG GTGCATACACTTTTAAAAGGATTGGAGAAAATCGCTGCCAGTGCGGACATTCCAATGTTGGTTTGTGGAGACTTTAACTCAGTTCCAGGAAG TGCTCCTCATTCTCTTCTTGCAATGGGAAAAGTAGATCCTTCACATCCTGACTTAGCTGTTGACCCACTTACTATATTGCACCCTCGTACCAAGTTGGTTCACCAATTGCCACTG GTCAGTGCATATTCATCTTTTGCAAGAACAATTGGTGTTGGGTATGAGCAGCATAGACGGAGATTGGACAGCACAACAAATGAACCTTTATTCACCAATGTCACTAGAGATTTTATTGGATCTCTAGATTACATATTCTACACAG CGGATTCCTTGGTTGTGGAGTCGTTGTTGGAGCTATTGGACGAGGAAAGTTTGAGGAAGGATACAGCTCTTCCTTCACCTGAGTGGTCCTCAGATCATATAGCTCTCTTAGCTGAGTTCCGCTGCTGCAAAAATAGATATAGGCGCTGA